In one window of Bacillota bacterium DNA:
- the rpsB gene encoding 30S ribosomal protein S2 → MSIISMKQLLEAGVHFGHQTRRWNPKMAEYIFTERNGIYIIDLQKTVKKIEEAYLFIRETAMNGEDILFVGTKKQAQDSIKEEAERAGQFYVNVRWLGGMLTNFKTIRGRVDRLNELIEMEQEGIFEVLPKKEVIKLRGEMERLEKYLGGIKEMKRLPGAVFIVDPRKERIAVLEARKLGIPIVAIVDTNCDPDEIDYVIPGNDDAIRAIKLIAGKMADAVIEGKQGEQMTPASDNTEVQTVEEGPAEYEEETLEIVEEKFSGFTEVEEMFDFDEESEEEEETEEVPVNFVATIEE, encoded by the coding sequence ACACTTTGGTCATCAGACCAGAAGATGGAACCCGAAAATGGCCGAGTATATCTTTACAGAGAGGAACGGTATTTACATTATCGACTTACAAAAAACTGTAAAAAAGATAGAAGAGGCCTATTTATTTATAAGGGAAACAGCTATGAATGGAGAAGATATTCTCTTCGTAGGGACAAAAAAGCAGGCCCAGGATTCTATTAAAGAAGAGGCTGAAAGGGCAGGGCAATTCTACGTAAATGTCAGGTGGCTGGGAGGAATGCTGACCAACTTTAAGACCATAAGAGGCAGGGTCGACAGATTGAACGAATTGATTGAAATGGAACAGGAAGGGATATTTGAGGTTTTACCTAAAAAAGAAGTAATAAAGTTAAGAGGCGAAATGGAGAGGCTTGAGAAATACCTGGGTGGAATAAAAGAAATGAAAAGGCTGCCGGGAGCTGTGTTTATTGTAGACCCGAGAAAGGAAAGAATTGCCGTATTAGAGGCTAGAAAACTGGGAATACCTATAGTTGCAATTGTAGACACAAATTGTGACCCTGATGAGATAGATTATGTAATACCTGGAAATGACGATGCAATAAGGGCCATTAAACTTATAGCCGGCAAAATGGCAGATGCAGTAATTGAAGGCAAACAGGGTGAACAGATGACACCTGCATCAGATAATACAGAGGTACAAACCGTAGAGGAAGGCCCTGCGGAATATGAGGAGGAAACTCTGGAAATAGTTGAAGAAAAATTTTCAGGTTTTACCGAAGTAGAAGAAATGTTTGATTTTGATGAAGAATCTGAAGAAGAGGAAGAAACAGAGGAAGTACCTGTAAACTTTGTAGCTACAATAGAAGAATAG